The proteins below are encoded in one region of Flavobacterium sp. IMCC34852:
- the hemB gene encoding porphobilinogen synthase → MFPLQRGRRLRVNESIRSLVRETTLSPADFMFPMFIAEGENYQSEIASMPGIFRRSIDLTVEEVKELFALGIRAVNIYVKVDESLKDNTGKEAWNPNGLMQRAIRAIKTACPEMIVMPDVALDPYSIYGHDGIIENGDIANDATNEALVKMAVSHAQAGADFVAPSDMMDGRVLRLRQGLDAAGFQNVGIMSYSAKYASAFYGPFRDALDSAPREADVVVPKDKKTYQMDYANRIEAIKEALMDVEEGADMVMVKPGIAYLDIVREVKNAVNVPVTVFHVSGEYAMIKAASERGWLDHDKIMMEQLMCIKRAGASLISTYFAKEAAILLNK, encoded by the coding sequence ATGTTCCCACTACAAAGAGGCAGAAGATTACGCGTCAACGAAAGCATTCGTTCTTTAGTTCGCGAAACCACATTAAGTCCGGCCGACTTTATGTTTCCCATGTTCATAGCAGAAGGTGAAAACTACCAATCAGAGATTGCCTCTATGCCGGGTATTTTTCGTCGTTCAATCGATTTAACGGTAGAAGAAGTCAAAGAACTTTTCGCTTTAGGAATTCGTGCCGTCAATATTTATGTAAAAGTGGACGAAAGTCTAAAAGACAACACCGGAAAAGAAGCGTGGAATCCCAATGGATTGATGCAACGCGCCATTCGCGCCATCAAAACCGCTTGTCCGGAAATGATTGTCATGCCCGATGTGGCGCTCGACCCATATTCGATTTACGGCCACGATGGTATCATCGAAAACGGAGATATTGCTAACGATGCTACCAACGAAGCTCTGGTAAAAATGGCGGTTTCCCATGCGCAAGCCGGAGCCGATTTCGTAGCACCAAGCGACATGATGGACGGAAGAGTTTTAAGATTACGTCAAGGTTTAGATGCCGCTGGTTTTCAAAATGTAGGCATTATGAGTTACTCGGCCAAATATGCTTCGGCCTTCTACGGCCCGTTTCGCGATGCCTTAGACAGTGCGCCAAGAGAAGCCGATGTAGTCGTTCCCAAAGACAAAAAAACCTATCAAATGGATTACGCCAACCGCATCGAAGCCATCAAAGAAGCCTTAATGGATGTTGAAGAAGGCGCCGATATGGTCATGGTCAAACCCGGAATTGCGTATTTGGATATTGTTCGCGAAGTCAAAAACGCCGTGAATGTTCCGGTAACGGTTTTCCACGTGTCGGGCGAATATGCCATGATCAAAGCCGCTTCCGAAAGAGGTTGGCTCGACCACGACAAAATCATGATGGAACAATTGATGTGTATTAAAAGAGCCGGCGCGAGTTTGATTTCGACTTATTTTGCCAAAGAAGCGGCGATTTTATTGAATAAATAA
- a CDS encoding 3'-5' exonuclease, whose product MIEKIPLNNILFLDIETVPEENNFNALDAEMKSLWEQKTQYQRKDEYTPEEFYDRAGIWAEFGKIVCISVGYFANKSDIRNFRVTSFFGEEQKILKDFANLLETHFNGAQHLLCGHNAKEFDFPFIARRMIINQIAIPSKLNLFGKKPWEIPHLDTLELWKFGDYKHFTSLKLLTKILGIPSPKGDIDGSQVAHVFYVEKDIDRIVTYCEKDVIAVAQIFLRLRREELLIEDEILHV is encoded by the coding sequence ATGATTGAAAAAATCCCACTCAATAATATTCTCTTTCTCGATATAGAAACCGTTCCTGAAGAAAACAACTTCAACGCTTTAGATGCCGAAATGAAATCCCTTTGGGAACAAAAAACACAATACCAAAGAAAAGACGAATACACGCCGGAAGAATTTTATGACCGCGCCGGGATTTGGGCCGAGTTTGGTAAAATCGTTTGTATATCTGTCGGTTATTTTGCCAACAAAAGCGACATTAGAAATTTTAGGGTAACTTCCTTTTTTGGTGAAGAGCAAAAGATTTTAAAAGATTTCGCCAATTTGTTAGAGACACATTTCAATGGAGCGCAACACTTACTTTGTGGTCATAATGCCAAAGAATTCGACTTTCCATTCATAGCCCGCAGAATGATTATCAACCAAATTGCTATTCCGAGTAAACTCAATTTATTTGGCAAAAAACCATGGGAAATTCCGCATTTAGACACCTTGGAATTGTGGAAGTTTGGCGACTATAAGCATTTTACTTCTTTAAAATTACTGACTAAAATACTTGGCATTCCATCTCCAAAAGGCGATATCGACGGAAGTCAGGTAGCCCATGTTTTTTACGTTGAAAAAGACATTGACCGAATTGTAACCTATTGCGAGAAAGACGTAATTGCTGTAGCCCAAATTTTTCTTCGACTGCGGAGAGAAGAGCTTTTGATAGAAGATGAAATTTTGCATGTATAA
- a CDS encoding four helix bundle protein yields the protein MRDYKKFLVWEKSHQLTLDVYKMLPTFPKDEMFGLTSQIKRSSSSIPTNIAEGCGRNSDKDFCRFLYISFGSANELEYQIFLSIELNFLENEQGQILLKQIEEVKKMLNGLIIKLNNAES from the coding sequence ATGAGAGATTATAAGAAATTTTTAGTTTGGGAGAAATCACATCAATTAACTTTAGATGTTTATAAAATGTTGCCAACTTTTCCGAAAGACGAAATGTTTGGTTTGACGAGTCAAATCAAAAGATCTTCTTCATCTATCCCAACCAATATTGCAGAAGGTTGTGGCAGAAATTCTGATAAAGATTTTTGTCGATTTCTATACATTTCGTTCGGTTCAGCCAATGAATTAGAATATCAAATATTTTTGAGTATCGAATTAAATTTTCTAGAAAATGAGCAAGGCCAAATCCTTTTGAAACAAATAGAAGAAGTCAAAAAAATGCTCAACGGATTAATAATAAAATTAAATAACGCTGAAAGCTAA
- a CDS encoding methylated-DNA--[protein]-cysteine S-methyltransferase — protein sequence METAFIKTPLGVAKIVGDEKGISIISILEEGEITNAIPEVLKEAVHQLQDYFQDKRADFNFKINPQGTEFQQRVWQELLNIPFGKTMSYLDLSKKLGDVKAIRAVASANGKNPLWIVVPCHRVIGTDGSLTGYAGGLWRKKWLLEHESPSTQQSLF from the coding sequence ATGGAAACCGCATTCATCAAAACCCCTTTAGGCGTTGCTAAAATCGTTGGCGATGAGAAAGGCATTTCGATAATTTCTATTTTAGAAGAAGGCGAAATCACCAATGCCATTCCGGAAGTTTTAAAAGAAGCAGTCCATCAACTCCAAGATTATTTCCAAGATAAACGAGCCGATTTCAATTTTAAAATCAATCCGCAAGGCACCGAATTCCAACAGCGAGTTTGGCAAGAATTACTAAATATTCCATTTGGCAAAACCATGTCATATCTTGATTTATCCAAAAAGTTAGGCGATGTTAAGGCCATTCGTGCCGTAGCTTCCGCCAATGGTAAAAACCCATTATGGATAGTCGTTCCGTGTCATCGCGTTATTGGGACCGATGGTTCATTAACCGGTTACGCCGGCGGACTTTGGAGAAAAAAATGGCTATTGGAACACGAAAGCCCATCAACACAGCAATCACTTTTTTAG
- the hemF gene encoding oxygen-dependent coproporphyrinogen oxidase, producing MKDKFYQYILQLQDQITSALEAVDGEAKFREDLWQRPEGGGGRTRVIENGKVFEKGGVNISAVHGKLPDTMQKMFGVGEADFFACGLSLVIHPKSPMVPTVHANWRYFEMYDDNGSVINSWFGGGQDLTPYYLFEEDARHFHQTCKTACDKHNPDFYPKYKKQCDAYFWNAHRNEARGIGGLFFDYCKATEEISMEDWYHFVTEVGNSFCEAYVPIVEKRKDLPYTEVQRNWQEIRRGRYVEFNLVHDKGTLFGLKTNGRIESILMSLPPHVQWVYDHHPEAGSEEEKLIKVLENPIEWLSAISG from the coding sequence ATGAAAGACAAATTCTATCAATACATACTTCAACTCCAAGACCAAATCACTTCAGCTTTAGAAGCAGTCGATGGCGAGGCTAAATTCCGCGAGGACCTTTGGCAACGACCGGAAGGCGGCGGCGGAAGAACACGTGTTATCGAAAACGGAAAAGTTTTTGAAAAAGGTGGTGTCAACATTTCAGCTGTTCACGGCAAATTGCCGGATACCATGCAAAAAATGTTCGGCGTTGGCGAAGCTGATTTTTTCGCTTGCGGATTGAGTTTGGTCATTCATCCAAAAAGTCCGATGGTACCTACAGTACATGCCAACTGGCGCTACTTCGAAATGTACGATGATAATGGCAGCGTGATTAATTCTTGGTTCGGTGGCGGACAAGATTTAACGCCTTATTATTTGTTCGAAGAAGATGCACGTCATTTTCACCAAACCTGCAAAACCGCTTGCGACAAACACAATCCCGATTTTTATCCGAAATACAAAAAACAATGCGACGCTTATTTTTGGAATGCCCATAGAAATGAAGCCCGAGGAATCGGCGGTTTGTTCTTCGATTATTGCAAAGCAACGGAAGAAATATCTATGGAAGATTGGTACCATTTCGTAACTGAAGTCGGCAATAGTTTTTGCGAAGCTTATGTTCCGATTGTGGAAAAAAGAAAGGATTTACCATATACCGAAGTCCAACGCAACTGGCAAGAAATCCGTCGTGGTCGGTATGTCGAATTCAATTTGGTACACGACAAAGGCACGTTATTCGGCCTAAAAACCAACGGCAGAATTGAAAGTATCTTGATGAGTTTACCACCGCACGTGCAATGGGTGTATGACCATCATCCGGAAGCCGGAAGCGAAGAAGAGAAATTGATTAAGGTACTAGAAAATCCTATAGAATGGCTATCAGCTATCAGCGGTTAG
- the hemE gene encoding uroporphyrinogen decarboxylase, protein MIKNDLFLRALNNETVERPPVWMMRQAGRYLPEFRALRDKYDFFTRCETPELAAEITVQPIRIVKPDAAILFSDILVVPRAMGIHVELKDNLGPIIPNPIRTMEQVNQVFVPNIHETLGYVMDAVKLTKEMLNDEVPLIGFAGSPWTIFCYAVEGKGSKSFDTAKGFCFSNPVAAHTLLQKITDTTILYLKEKVKAGCNAIQIFDSWGGMLSPVDYQEFSWKYINQIVEALAEDTKVIVFGKGCWFALNDMAKSKASALGVDWTCSPRNARYLTGGKITLQGNFDPSRLLSPIPTIKKMVHEMIDEFGKDNYIVNLGHGILPNIPVDHAKAFVEAVKEYK, encoded by the coding sequence ATGATTAAAAACGATTTATTCCTTCGCGCTCTAAACAATGAAACTGTAGAACGTCCACCGGTTTGGATGATGAGACAAGCCGGAAGATATTTGCCTGAGTTCAGAGCTTTACGCGACAAATACGATTTCTTTACCCGTTGTGAAACCCCGGAATTAGCGGCCGAAATCACGGTTCAACCTATCAGAATTGTAAAACCGGATGCCGCGATTTTGTTCTCGGATATTTTGGTAGTGCCCAGAGCGATGGGAATTCATGTGGAATTGAAAGACAATTTGGGACCAATCATTCCCAACCCGATTCGTACGATGGAACAAGTCAATCAGGTTTTTGTGCCGAACATCCATGAAACCTTGGGTTACGTGATGGATGCCGTAAAACTCACCAAAGAAATGCTAAACGATGAGGTGCCATTGATCGGTTTTGCCGGTTCTCCATGGACGATTTTCTGTTACGCGGTAGAAGGAAAAGGCTCGAAAAGTTTTGATACGGCTAAAGGTTTTTGTTTCTCCAACCCGGTTGCAGCACATACTTTATTACAAAAAATCACAGACACCACGATTTTATATTTAAAAGAAAAAGTAAAAGCGGGTTGTAACGCCATTCAGATTTTTGATTCTTGGGGCGGCATGTTATCACCGGTAGATTATCAAGAGTTCTCGTGGAAATACATCAACCAAATCGTTGAAGCTCTAGCCGAAGACACCAAAGTAATTGTATTCGGAAAAGGCTGTTGGTTTGCACTTAATGACATGGCGAAATCCAAAGCTTCAGCATTGGGAGTTGACTGGACTTGCTCGCCAAGAAATGCCCGCTATTTAACAGGAGGAAAAATCACTTTACAAGGAAATTTCGACCCAAGCCGATTGTTATCGCCTATACCAACCATCAAAAAAATGGTGCACGAAATGATAGACGAATTCGGTAAAGACAATTACATTGTAAATTTAGGTCACGGCATTTTACCTAACATTCCGGTTGATCACGCTAAAGCTTTTGTAGAAGCGGTGAAAGAATATAAATAG
- a CDS encoding S8 family serine peptidase encodes MKKNYLQLVLIIFVSCSVFGQSQEEIKKITADYDMVKLQEREAFYRNKAKAEKQKAVAVALTKGWPVFVEKEDGSILELMKLTPDGFPIYYSNQNVNASRSTRASFLNSTGSMGLNLNGQGMTVRVWDGGNVRASHTAFGGRVTVADNSSTGTVLHATHVAGTMVASANPAAVKGMAPEALARTFDWNEDLGEAISEAQMGMLISNHSYGTPITSGTNVLPSWYIGAYTYGAYEWDEAAYNAPYYLAVMSAGNEGGNNDNDDPIAFGFDKLVGDKTAKNNLVVANCTDVSVGADGAVTGTITINTSSSQGPTDDLRIKPDITGNGTNLTSTSNSSNTGTATLTGTSMASPNVAGTLILLQQHYRNLTTNFLRAATLKGLACHTADDAGLIGPDAKFGWGLLNAKRAAETITNNGLTSWVSEENINNNQSFTMTVNSNGTTPLMASITWTDLPGIVNSGNNGPNDSTPVLVNDLDIRITRNGNTYFPWKLTSSPDAPAIRTGDNNVDNVELIKIDAPTAGDYTITVTHKGSLVTGSQKFSLVVTGINSAFSLNPSSADVTLCSTQNATYTFNYAQSGSGTTTFSALGLPPGANATFTPSSLSANGTVTMTVTGLSNVAAGEYFIGVLASNEIETETRYKTLRVYNGNFQPIAIQSPTDGQTGLSTTVTLNWTAQANALTYQIQISRFSDFSSLLTDDYVSANTYTISGLSEATRYYWRVIPMNNCGTVAITSATVYNFATGNLICDANFPATNYSNAVIASVANSEASVPVTITGGYTIGDINVNLTLSHTWVQDMTITLEGPASIGSPIIILQEEACTGEDNINCTYDDSGSFPSCVGNPAISGAIAPVTSLSVLNNLPADGVWTLRVIDPYNEDGGAINNFSIDICRVVPALLTVAENPIQNSSVYPNPTKGIVNIAIPEMSDKATITLYDLQGRAIITKETNQVHTSLSIENLQDGVYLVNIANQQASVTKKIILKRN; translated from the coding sequence ATGAAAAAGAACTATTTACAGCTGGTTTTAATCATTTTTGTTTCCTGTTCCGTATTTGGTCAGTCACAAGAAGAGATTAAAAAAATCACGGCTGATTATGATATGGTAAAACTCCAAGAAAGAGAAGCTTTTTACCGAAATAAAGCCAAAGCCGAAAAACAAAAAGCAGTGGCAGTTGCCTTAACAAAAGGATGGCCGGTTTTTGTAGAAAAAGAAGATGGTTCCATCTTAGAGTTAATGAAGCTAACCCCGGATGGTTTTCCTATTTATTATTCCAATCAAAACGTGAATGCTTCACGTTCTACCCGAGCCAGTTTTTTAAACAGTACCGGTTCCATGGGATTAAATCTTAACGGTCAAGGAATGACCGTAAGAGTTTGGGACGGAGGAAATGTAAGAGCGAGTCATACGGCCTTTGGCGGTAGGGTAACTGTTGCCGACAACAGTAGTACCGGAACAGTTCTTCACGCAACGCATGTCGCCGGAACTATGGTGGCAAGTGCCAACCCTGCGGCTGTTAAAGGAATGGCACCGGAAGCTCTTGCGCGTACTTTTGATTGGAATGAAGATTTAGGAGAAGCCATTTCTGAGGCCCAAATGGGGATGTTAATTTCTAACCATTCTTATGGGACACCCATTACCAGTGGTACAAATGTATTGCCGTCTTGGTATATTGGCGCATATACTTACGGCGCCTATGAATGGGATGAAGCCGCATACAATGCGCCTTATTATTTGGCGGTAATGTCTGCCGGTAACGAAGGTGGTAATAATGATAATGATGACCCGATTGCTTTTGGATTTGATAAACTTGTAGGAGATAAAACCGCCAAAAACAACTTGGTTGTGGCCAATTGTACTGATGTTTCTGTCGGTGCAGACGGAGCTGTAACAGGCACTATAACTATTAATACCTCCAGTAGTCAAGGTCCTACCGATGACTTACGCATTAAGCCGGACATCACCGGAAACGGAACCAATTTAACTTCAACCAGTAACTCCAGCAATACCGGTACGGCAACTTTAACCGGAACTTCAATGGCTTCTCCAAACGTAGCCGGAACATTAATTTTATTACAACAACACTACAGAAATCTCACTACTAACTTTTTGCGTGCCGCTACCCTAAAAGGTTTGGCTTGTCACACTGCAGATGATGCCGGATTGATAGGACCTGATGCAAAATTTGGCTGGGGATTATTAAATGCAAAAAGAGCCGCTGAAACGATAACTAATAACGGCTTAACCTCTTGGGTATCTGAAGAGAACATCAACAACAATCAAAGCTTTACGATGACTGTTAACTCTAATGGTACTACCCCATTAATGGCTTCAATAACCTGGACTGATTTACCCGGAATAGTGAATTCAGGCAATAATGGCCCGAATGATAGCACACCGGTACTAGTTAATGATTTAGACATTAGAATTACTCGAAACGGAAACACTTATTTCCCTTGGAAATTGACAAGTAGTCCTGATGCTCCGGCCATCAGAACCGGTGACAATAATGTGGATAATGTGGAACTCATCAAAATTGATGCCCCTACTGCAGGTGATTACACTATTACTGTAACCCACAAAGGATCATTGGTTACGGGAAGTCAAAAATTCTCTTTGGTGGTTACCGGTATCAATTCCGCCTTTTCGTTAAACCCAAGTTCAGCTGATGTCACCTTGTGTTCAACACAAAATGCTACTTATACTTTTAATTATGCTCAATCGGGTTCAGGGACAACTACTTTTTCCGCTTTAGGATTACCTCCGGGTGCCAATGCAACCTTCACTCCGAGTTCTTTGAGCGCCAACGGTACTGTAACCATGACTGTCACTGGATTGTCTAACGTGGCGGCCGGCGAATACTTTATTGGTGTACTTGCTTCAAACGAAATTGAGACAGAAACCCGATACAAAACGCTTCGTGTTTATAATGGTAATTTTCAACCTATTGCCATTCAATCGCCTACCGACGGACAAACCGGTTTGTCTACAACTGTAACTTTAAATTGGACTGCTCAAGCCAATGCTTTGACTTATCAAATTCAAATTTCAAGATTCAGTGATTTTTCCAGCTTATTAACTGATGACTATGTAAGTGCTAATACCTATACTATTTCAGGATTAAGTGAAGCTACTCGTTACTATTGGAGAGTCATTCCTATGAATAATTGTGGTACGGTTGCTATCACCTCGGCGACGGTTTACAATTTTGCCACCGGTAACTTGATTTGTGATGCCAATTTCCCGGCAACAAATTACAGCAATGCGGTTATCGCCAGTGTTGCTAACTCTGAAGCTTCGGTACCGGTAACTATCACCGGTGGTTATACTATTGGGGACATTAATGTAAACCTTACCCTATCACATACTTGGGTTCAAGATATGACAATTACTTTAGAAGGTCCGGCGTCTATTGGTAGTCCGATAATTATTTTACAAGAAGAGGCCTGTACCGGAGAAGACAACATTAATTGTACTTATGACGATTCGGGAAGCTTTCCAAGTTGTGTAGGTAATCCGGCTATTAGCGGCGCTATTGCTCCGGTAACTAGTTTAAGTGTACTTAATAATTTACCTGCAGACGGTGTTTGGACATTGAGAGTTATTGATCCTTATAATGAAGATGGTGGTGCCATCAACAATTTCAGTATTGACATTTGTAGAGTTGTTCCTGCCTTGTTGACGGTTGCAGAAAATCCGATTCAGAACAGTAGCGTATATCCTAACCCTACAAAAGGAATAGTAAACATTGCCATTCCGGAAATGAGTGACAAAGCAACCATCACTTTGTATGATTTACAAGGAAGAGCTATTATAACTAAAGAAACTAATCAGGTACACACTTCTCTTAGCATAGAAAACCTTCAAGACGGTGTTTACTTAGTCAATATTGCTAATCAACAAGCTTCAGTAACCAAGAAAATTATTTTGAAAAGAAACTAA
- a CDS encoding nucleoside recognition domain-containing protein, with amino-acid sequence MVLSRFWLAIFISSIVFVVFSLVTSNSYSVDFILNGKKDDPILISEKYLNQVPKFVMDSIEKAPEQTMVVDRDTLNADTTYVYKSKTVKIYSGVQKSDGLLPTCKNSLLDLILPLIAYLAFFCGLMELLIISGAAEKLARRLSPMFAKVFPSIPKNHESISYMTLNFAANFLGLDSAATPFGLKAMQSLQEINPEKDKASDAQIMFMCLHAAGLTLIPTSIIGYRAAENAANPADVMLPCIITSFIGTIAAFLIVGIRQKINFRSASLLVALMTVIGAIVGLLFYVNGLDLIGKNAFTANLSGLMLVAIIAFTLIFSFINEKKFVAKDTTIFDTFVTGANNGLQTGVKIFPYVMGMLVAISFFRNSGLFEIISNWISFAFSNIGVSKQVTDSLPVAMLRPFSSGGSRGFMIDSMRNFGPDSFTGRLSCIFQCSAETTFYVIAVYFGSINVKNTRYTLGTMLLVDLICVITAIFVASWFF; translated from the coding sequence ATGGTTTTAAGTAGATTTTGGCTCGCTATTTTTATTTCATCTATTGTCTTTGTAGTGTTTAGTTTAGTTACGTCAAACAGCTATTCGGTGGATTTTATTTTGAACGGAAAAAAAGATGATCCCATTTTAATTTCGGAAAAATACCTTAATCAAGTGCCGAAGTTTGTCATGGATAGTATTGAAAAAGCTCCTGAGCAAACAATGGTAGTTGATCGCGATACTCTTAATGCCGACACTACTTATGTTTACAAGAGTAAAACAGTTAAAATATACAGCGGTGTACAAAAATCAGATGGTTTATTACCCACTTGTAAAAACAGTTTACTCGATTTGATACTCCCGTTAATTGCTTATTTGGCTTTCTTTTGCGGGTTGATGGAACTATTAATTATCTCAGGTGCCGCCGAGAAATTAGCCAGAAGACTCAGTCCAATGTTTGCCAAAGTTTTCCCGTCTATTCCTAAAAACCATGAGTCGATATCTTATATGACGTTGAATTTTGCCGCTAACTTTTTAGGGTTAGACTCTGCCGCAACACCTTTCGGATTGAAAGCCATGCAAAGTTTACAGGAAATCAATCCCGAAAAAGACAAAGCCAGTGATGCTCAAATCATGTTCATGTGTTTGCACGCCGCCGGATTAACTTTGATTCCAACTTCCATCATAGGATATCGTGCCGCCGAAAATGCCGCCAATCCGGCTGATGTAATGTTGCCTTGTATTATCACATCTTTTATAGGAACCATTGCAGCCTTTTTAATAGTAGGCATTCGCCAAAAAATCAATTTCAGAAGCGCGTCATTGTTGGTGGCATTGATGACTGTTATTGGCGCTATCGTTGGATTGTTGTTTTATGTAAATGGCTTGGATTTAATCGGAAAGAATGCTTTTACAGCTAATCTTTCCGGATTGATGTTGGTGGCCATAATCGCCTTTACCCTAATCTTTTCTTTTATCAATGAGAAAAAATTTGTAGCCAAAGACACTACCATTTTTGATACTTTTGTAACCGGAGCCAACAATGGTCTGCAAACCGGCGTAAAGATTTTCCCTTATGTAATGGGAATGTTAGTCGCCATTTCTTTTTTTAGAAACAGCGGCTTGTTTGAAATCATCAGCAATTGGATTTCATTCGCGTTTTCGAATATCGGTGTAAGCAAACAAGTCACCGATTCTTTGCCGGTTGCTATGCTTAGACCATTTAGTTCAGGCGGTTCACGCGGATTTATGATTGATTCTATGCGTAACTTCGGTCCTGATTCTTTCACCGGCAGACTTAGTTGTATTTTCCAATGCAGCGCCGAAACCACTTTTTATGTGATAGCAGTTTACTTTGGAAGTATTAATGTGAAAAACACTAGATACACACTCGGCACTATGCTTTTGGTAGATTTAATCTGTGTGATTACGGCGATTTTTGTGGCGAGTTGGTTTTTTTAG
- a CDS encoding c-type cytochrome: MKKIILFTFIITFTSCKKETEDNYGQPKQDNTAVAISGQELFEGKGTCTACHLPDQKVIGPSITEIAKIYKEKKGSIVSFLKEEADPIVDPSQYETMKTNFAITKKMSDEELKALEEYIYSFSK; this comes from the coding sequence ATGAAAAAAATTATTTTATTCACTTTTATCATAACCTTCACGTCTTGTAAAAAAGAAACCGAAGACAACTACGGTCAACCCAAACAAGATAATACCGCAGTAGCTATTTCCGGTCAGGAATTATTTGAAGGCAAAGGAACGTGCACCGCATGCCATTTACCCGACCAAAAAGTAATCGGGCCAAGCATCACAGAGATTGCCAAAATCTACAAAGAAAAGAAAGGCAGCATTGTTTCTTTCCTCAAAGAAGAAGCCGACCCAATTGTTGACCCAAGTCAGTACGAAACCATGAAAACCAATTTCGCCATCACCAAAAAAATGAGCGATGAAGAACTCAAAGCTTTGGAAGAGTATATCTACAGCTTTTCAAAATAA